Below is a genomic region from Flavobacterium ginsengisoli.
AAGAAATGAGCGAAGTTTTAGCTTTAGCTTTGACAGATCAGAAAGTAAAAAATGCTAAAGAATTAAAATAAAAATCTTTTAGTTACATATATAAATTCCAAATTCCAATTTAACGATTGGGATTTGGAATTTTTTTATTTGACTTTAATTTAAGTGTTATATAATTTTATATTTGCACTTGCGTTATTCCCATATAGTGCGACAAAAACAAATGCTCAAAAAAGTTGTTTTATTTTTTCTAATCTTAATCTGTTCGTGTTCTTTCGGACAAGTTGGAGGGCGCTACACTTATCAATTTTTAAACTTAACTACTTCGCCAAGACAAGCGGCATTAGGAGGAGACATTATTACAATATATGATGATGATGTTAATCAAGCCATGTCGAATCCTGCTCTTATAAATGCGGATATGGATAATCATTTAGCGTTGAATTACGGAAGTTATTATGGCGAGGCTTCTTACGGTACTGGATCGTATGCTTATACTTACGATAGGCATCTTCAGACTTTTTATGCTGGAGTTACTTATGTTAACTACGGCACATTTGAAGGATATGACGAAAATGGCCAGGCAACTTCGAATTTTACAGGAAGTGAAGGTGCTTTATCGCTTGGATATGCATACAATGTTCCTTTTACAGATTTATACATTGGTGCAAGTGCTAAGCTTATAACTTCATCTTTAGAAACATATAATTCAATAGGAGGTGCGGTCGATTTGGGGTTTTTATATGTAGATGAAAAGAACGATTTGAATTTTGCTCTTGTATTTAGAAATATGGGAACTCAGTTTACTACTTATTCAGGGATTAAGGAGAATCTTCCGTTTGAAATTGTTGCGGGTATTTCGCAAGAATTAGAGCATGTGCCTATTCGTTGGCATCTTTCGGTAGAAAATATACAGCAATGGAATATCTCTTTTTCGAATCCTGTTCGCGGAGAAACTAATATCGACGGATCTACTAGTCCAGAGAAAGTCTCTTTTGTAAACAACGCTTTAAGGCACGTAGCTTTTGGAGTTGAGCTTTTTCCTAAAAAAGCATTCAATTTTCGCGTAGGTTATAATTTTAGAAGAGGCGAAGAATTGCGTGTAGAAGAACAGCGTAACTTTTCGGGAGTTTCGTTAGGGTTTGGTTTGAGAATGAATAAACTGAAATTTAATTACTCTTATTCAAGATATACATTAGCGACAAATACAAGTCTTTTTGGTTTAACCTTAAATTTTCAATAATTGCTCTTGTTCGATTATTTATTGATCAAAAAACAAATAATTTTAATACTTCATATCCAGATAAAGATGGCTACATTTGCAGTAACTTTGATACCGAAATCTCTATTATTGCGATAAAGCAGTCATAAAAAGAATAAAAATTAAAAAATAAAAAATTGAAAAAAATTACCATTGCTATCGACGGATTTTCATCTACAGGAAAAAGCACGCTTGCAAAACAATTGGCAAAAGAATTAGAATATGTTTATGTAGATACAGGTGCGATGTACCGTGCTGTAGCTTATTTTGCAATGCAACATACTTTAATTGGAGCTGATTTTTTCAAGAAAGAAGCTTTGATTGAGGCTTTATCTGGCATTAAATTAGAATTTAAGTTTAATTCGGATTTAGGTTTTGCAGAAATGTATTTAAATGGTGAAAACGTAGAGAAACAAATTCGAACTATTGAAGTTTCTAATTTTGTTAGTAAAGTGGCGACCGTTTCAGAAGTTCGTGCTAAATTAGTAGAACAACAGCAAGAAATGGGAGCCAATAAAGCTATTGTAATGGATGGAAGAGATATTGGAACAGTAGTTTTTCCAAACGCAGAATTGAAAATTTTTATGACCGCAAGTGCCGAAACACGCGCACAAAGACGTTTTGATGAATTACAGCAAAAAGGAGATAATGTTTCCTATGAAGAAGTTTTGAAAAATGTAGTTGAAAGAGATCATATGGACACACACCGTGAAGATTCTCCTTTAGTAATCGCAGATGATGCAATTGAGATTGATAATTCTTACTTAAATAAAGAAGAGCAATTTGTCTGCAGTTCTAGAATTAGTGAATGATGTTGTTAAAACTGCATAATTTTTTGCAGATATTATTTTAAATGGTAGTTTTACCGCTTCATTTTTACAAAAGAACAAATTTATCATATGGGGATTAAAAATAGATTGATTTTAATGAGCTTTCTTCAATTTTTTGTTTGGGGAGCCTGGCTTATAACAATTGGAAATTATTGGTTTGGCACAAAAGCATGGGAAGGAACTCAATTCGGGCTCGTTTTTGGAACCATGGGAATCGCTTCTCTTTTTATGCCTACGCTTACAGGTATTATTGCCGATAGATGGATTAATGCCGAAAAATTATACGGTGCTCTACATATTCTTTACGCGGTAGTTCTATTCGGAATTGCGCAAGTTACTACACCAGATACTTTTATTATTGTAATGCTTTTGGCAATGTGCTGTTATATGCCAACAATCGCTTTAAGTAACTCGATATCTTATACTTCACTTAAATTAAACAACAAAAACATCGTAAAGGATTTTCCGCCAATTCGTGTTTGGGGAACTATCGGATTTATTGTTGCCATGTGGATTACCAATTTAAGCGGAAGTAAGGCAACTGAATATCAATTTTATATTGCTGGAGTTGGAGCTTTAATTCTTGGAATTTACGCTTTTACTTTGCCAAAATGTGAGCCACAGCGTTTGATTAAAGAAAATGCAACTTGGATAGAAACTTTTGGTTTAGAGTCTTTTAAGTTGTTTGCAAACTATAAAATGGCTTTGTTTTTTGTGTTTTCTATGTTTTTAGGAGGAGCACTTCAGTTGACAAATGCTTATGGAGATGTGTTTTTGGATGAGTTTAAGCACTTCCCAAAATATGCCGATTCTTTCGTTATTCAATATTCGACTATTATTATGTCAATTTCTCAGGTTTCTGAGACATTGTTTATTCTTGCGATTCCGTTTTTCTTGAGACGTTTTGGAATCAAACAAGTAATGCTGATTAGTATGCTAGCTTGGGTTCTGCGTTTCGGATTATTTGCTTTTGGAGACCCTATAAATGGTTTATGGATGATTATCCTTTCTTGTATCGTTTACGGAATGGCATTTGATTTCTTCAATATTTCAGGTTCTTTATTCGTAGAAAGCAATACTGATTCTAAAATTCGTTCTTCTGCACAAGGTTTATTTATGATGATGACCAATGGAGTAGGAGCTGTTTTGGGAAGTTTGACTTCTGGTTGGGCAATTGATCGTTTCTTTACAAAATCGTTTGCTAATACAACTGAATTAGCGGGATTTTTACAAACGGATGCTTCAAATGAAAAGATGGCAGAATTTGTAAAAAGTCAAGGGAATTCAATTTCTGCAGATGGAATTTTTTCAAATCCAGTCCTAATGAAAGACTGGCACACTATCTGGCTTTCGTTTGCGCTTTATGCTTTGGTGATTGCGATTGCTTTTGCTGTTTTGTTTAAGCACAAACATGATCCAAAAGAGATAGAAAATTTAAGTCATTAATATTTTAGACCTATGAAAAAATCCCGTTTTCGATTTATTGAAAACGGGATTTTTTTCTTTATGTGTATATTTGAAATAATATTCTTAATTTTTAATATGCAGCATCAGCAGAAAAAAACACTTCCACCTTTTAAATCTATTAATTCAAAACCAATGCTTTTCTTAAATGCAGTTTTTGGTTTGTTTTGGGTATTCTGTGCGCTTTTCTTTTTGGGAGGAATCGTTTTTTTATCAATAAATTCTCGTGAAGAAACTGGACTGGATGAAAAAGGAACTCTTGCCTTATTTTGTATATTCTCTCTAATTATTCTAGCGATAATAGCCTTGATACTATATTCTAGAAAAAAGATGTACACATCAATTATAATTGACGAAAAAGGAATCCGCTATTTGAATGTATTCAATAACAAAGTTAGAAAAGAAATTCGCTGGAGTAATTTTGCGAAAAGAGAGAAGGTTGCTTATTTATTAGAACCTCCAAAATTTGATGTTTCTTATATTCGACAATCCAAATCTTTTTTTGACCAGTTTTTCTGGCCGGTCTTAATAAATAATAAAATAGAAGTTCATAGTGAAATGTTTTTAGGTAAACATTTTTTTGCAATGCTCTATGCAAATCGATTAGAATTGATTAGAACTTTTTTACTTGGATTGGCACATTACAGACCAGATATTACAATAAATCCGGAAATTTTTAGTAATCATTATATTGATAAGGAAAGTTATACTATTGATTATAGTCAACGCAGAAAAATTGGAATTATAGCAGGATTAGTTTGTGCCTTGATTTTTACAATTATATATTTTTTGGTTTTCTAAATAGTAAGCAGTTTTTTAGGATTACAATTTTTTCAATATTTTAGTGTTTTTAACGTCTATGAGCAGACCAAACAAAAAATCTTCCTCCATTTAATTCAGTAACTTCCAGCCCGTCTAAAATCAAAAATTATGGTTTAGGTTTTCTAATGTTGATTTCTTTTCTATTGGTTTTAGGGGTTTTCTTTTTTATTTTGTTTTTTCTGCCTTTTGAACAAAATATGATTTGCATATGCATTTTATTGATTCTTCCTATAATTCTTCAAGTCATTTATTTAAGAAAAACTATGAAGCATACCACTACGATTATTGATAATCGCGGTATTCATTATGTAAATAGATTTAATGATAAAATTGAAAATACAATATCATGGAATAGTTTTGAAAAGAGCGACAATTTTAAAGGAAAAATAACAGGAATAAATTCCTCATCTAATTCAGATCTTTTGCGATATGATGTTTTTGTAAAAACGGTTGGAAGCGGCAAATATAGTCACGAAGCGTTTTTCTGGTTCATTTCGGCAAACGGAAATATAGAAGCTCACAAAGAAACATTTTCTGGAAATCATATTTTTAGTATGCTTTATTCAAACAAACTTGAGTTAGTAAGAGGTCTGCTGTTAGGATTATCACACTTTAGACCTGACTTAAAAATTCATCCTAAAGCTTTTGGTATGTATTATATAAATCCTGATACTTTTGCCGTAGAATATGAAAAAAGAAATGAAGATATTAATTCAGCTCTTTTTATAACGGCACTTGTTATTATAGTTACAGTGTTTGTAATGTTTTTTGTTTTCTTTTAAATTTAATATCTCTCATATTTAATATAAACGCTATAGGCTTTTGAAATCTACAGCGTTTATTTTTTATTTAATTTTTCCTGAAAAGAAAACTTTTATTTTACTTGGAAAACTTAATTTTAATTCAATTTTGCAGGTTATAGAATATATAGCAGTTAGCAATGAGTTGTCATGATTATTGCTAGATAAATAATAAGTTGCTTATCTGTTTGTAATTACAAAAAAAATGTATTAATTTTGCAGTCCTTTTGGCAGAGAAGAGTTTCCATTAGGAATCAACCATTTATGTAAAACAACTTCTGTATTTTCTATCGCATAAAGAAACTCGAGAAAAACAGAATACAAATTTTTTTATCAGCATGTCTGAACAAACAAAATCACAAGAAGAGTTTTTAGCAAATTTTAACTGGCACAACTTCCAAGAAGGAATCGATGCAGTAGATGAAAAAAACTTGCAAGAGTTTGAAGAACTAGTATCAAAAACTTTCATCGCTACAGATCAAGAAGAAGTAGTTGAAGGAGTTGTAGTTAGAATTACAGATAGAGACGTTATCGTTGATATCAATGCTAAATCTGAAGGTGTTATTTCTTTAAACGAATTTCGTTACAACCCAAATTTAAAAGTAGGTGACAAAGTAGAAGTATTAATTGACATCCGTGAGGATAAAACAGGTCAATTAGTATTATCTCACAGAAAAGCACGTACTATCAAATCTTGGGATAGAGTTATTGCGGCTAATGAAACTGGAGAAATCGTTAACGGTTTTGTTAAATGTAGAACTAAAGGAGGTATGATTGTTGACGTATTCGGTATCGAAGCGTTCTTACCTGGATCTCAAATTGACGTTAAGCCAATTAGAGACTACGATGTATATGTAAACAAAATGATGGAATTCAAAGTGGTAAAAATCAACCACGAATTCAAAAACGTAGTTGTATCTCATAAAGCTCTTATCGAGGCTGATATTGAAGTACAGAAAAAAGAGATCATCGGTCAATTACAAAAAGGACAAGTATTAGAAGGTGTTGTTAAAAACATTACTTCTTATGGTGTGTTCATTGACTTAGGTGGTGTTGACGGATTAATTCACATTACTGACCTTTCTTGGAGTAGAATCAACCACCCAAGTGAAGTTCTTGAATTAGACCAAAAATTAAACGTTGTAATCCTTGATTTCGATGATGAGAAAACAAGAATTCAATTAGGATTGAAACAATTAAACGCTCACCCATGGGATGCTTTAGATGCTAACTTAACTGTTGGTGATAAAGTTAAAGGTAAAGTAGTTGTAATCGCTGATTACGGTGCATTTATCGAAGTTGCTGAAGGTGTTGAAGGTTTAATCCACGTTTCTGAAATGTCATGGTCAACTCACTTACGTTCTGCTCAGGACTTCGTGAAAGTTGGAGATGTTGTTGAAGCAGTTATCTTAACTCTTGACAGAGATGATCGTAAGATGTCATTAGGTATCAAACAATTATCTCAAGATCCATGGACTGACATTACTTCTAAATACCCAGTAGGTTCTAAACATACAGGTATCGTTAGAAACTTTACAAACTTTGGTATTTTCGTAGAATTAGAAGAAGGAATTGATGGATTAATCTACATTTCTGACCTTTCTTGGACTAAGAAAATTAAACACCCATCTGAGTTTGTAAACGTTGGTGAAAAACTTGATGTTGTAGTATTAGAATTAGATGTTGAAGGACGTAAATTATCTTTAGGTCACAAACAAACTACTGCTAATCCTTGGGATCAATACGAAGATTCTTTCGCTGTAGGAACTATCCACAACGGTGAGATTTCTGAAATCGTTGACAAAGGAGCTACTGTAGAATTCGGAGATGATATCGTTGCTTTCATTCCTACTCGTCACCTTGAAAAAGAAGACGGAAAGAAATTGAAAAAAGGTGATACAGCTGATTTCAAAGTAATTGAATTCAACAAAGAATTCAAAAGAGTAGTTGCTTCTCACACTGCTATCTTCAGAGAAGAAGAAGAGAAAAACGTGAAAGCCGCAACTGAAAATACTTCATCTAACTCTACTACAAATGCACCAGCTGCAACTTTAGGAGATAACAATGATGTATTAGCCGCATTAAAAGCTAAAATGGAAAAAACTGAGAAAAAATAATTCTTAGTTTTTTATAAATAGAAAGTCCCACAGCAATGTGAGACTTTTTTTTATCCTTTTTTCTAAATTTTAAGATATTTTAACAAATAAAGTTGTGTTATTATCTTAAAAAGTTATTTTTGTATGAAAATAC
It encodes:
- the porQ gene encoding type IX secretion system protein PorQ, which gives rise to MLKKVVLFFLILICSCSFGQVGGRYTYQFLNLTTSPRQAALGGDIITIYDDDVNQAMSNPALINADMDNHLALNYGSYYGEASYGTGSYAYTYDRHLQTFYAGVTYVNYGTFEGYDENGQATSNFTGSEGALSLGYAYNVPFTDLYIGASAKLITSSLETYNSIGGAVDLGFLYVDEKNDLNFALVFRNMGTQFTTYSGIKENLPFEIVAGISQELEHVPIRWHLSVENIQQWNISFSNPVRGETNIDGSTSPEKVSFVNNALRHVAFGVELFPKKAFNFRVGYNFRRGEELRVEEQRNFSGVSLGFGLRMNKLKFNYSYSRYTLATNTSLFGLTLNFQ
- a CDS encoding nucleoside permease, whose amino-acid sequence is MGIKNRLILMSFLQFFVWGAWLITIGNYWFGTKAWEGTQFGLVFGTMGIASLFMPTLTGIIADRWINAEKLYGALHILYAVVLFGIAQVTTPDTFIIVMLLAMCCYMPTIALSNSISYTSLKLNNKNIVKDFPPIRVWGTIGFIVAMWITNLSGSKATEYQFYIAGVGALILGIYAFTLPKCEPQRLIKENATWIETFGLESFKLFANYKMALFFVFSMFLGGALQLTNAYGDVFLDEFKHFPKYADSFVIQYSTIIMSISQVSETLFILAIPFFLRRFGIKQVMLISMLAWVLRFGLFAFGDPINGLWMIILSCIVYGMAFDFFNISGSLFVESNTDSKIRSSAQGLFMMMTNGVGAVLGSLTSGWAIDRFFTKSFANTTELAGFLQTDASNEKMAEFVKSQGNSISADGIFSNPVLMKDWHTIWLSFALYALVIAIAFAVLFKHKHDPKEIENLSH
- the rpsA gene encoding 30S ribosomal protein S1, which gives rise to MSEQTKSQEEFLANFNWHNFQEGIDAVDEKNLQEFEELVSKTFIATDQEEVVEGVVVRITDRDVIVDINAKSEGVISLNEFRYNPNLKVGDKVEVLIDIREDKTGQLVLSHRKARTIKSWDRVIAANETGEIVNGFVKCRTKGGMIVDVFGIEAFLPGSQIDVKPIRDYDVYVNKMMEFKVVKINHEFKNVVVSHKALIEADIEVQKKEIIGQLQKGQVLEGVVKNITSYGVFIDLGGVDGLIHITDLSWSRINHPSEVLELDQKLNVVILDFDDEKTRIQLGLKQLNAHPWDALDANLTVGDKVKGKVVVIADYGAFIEVAEGVEGLIHVSEMSWSTHLRSAQDFVKVGDVVEAVILTLDRDDRKMSLGIKQLSQDPWTDITSKYPVGSKHTGIVRNFTNFGIFVELEEGIDGLIYISDLSWTKKIKHPSEFVNVGEKLDVVVLELDVEGRKLSLGHKQTTANPWDQYEDSFAVGTIHNGEISEIVDKGATVEFGDDIVAFIPTRHLEKEDGKKLKKGDTADFKVIEFNKEFKRVVASHTAIFREEEEKNVKAATENTSSNSTTNAPAATLGDNNDVLAALKAKMEKTEKK